A segment of the Deltaproteobacteria bacterium genome:
ATCGCCAGGGGGTGATACCCGCCCACAAAACCAAAGTCCGGCGCTATAACGGGATGAGTGCCCGGCAGACAGTCGCAGTCGGTGGTAATTTTGACTACGGCATTGATGAAGACGGTCCTGTCTTTGATGATCTTCCAGAGGGCCGCCGCCGTTTCCACGAGTTTTTCCTGGAAGGCTCCGCTGTCGTCGCCCCAGAGGATGCGCAGCGCTACTTCGGGACACAGCGCGATACACTGGGCGCAGCCTATGCAAAGTTTACGGTCATAGGCTGGATAGCCACTTACCGCGATATGGGCGGCGCCGGTGGGACAGGCCGCAACGCAATCGCCGCAGCGGCTGCAAGTGCCCGTATCAAGCTCGGGATAGACATCGGCGTGCATGCGCTGCTTTTGCGCCCGTGAGGCAAACCCCATGGAGATATTCTTCAGGGCGCCGCCAAAACCGGAAACCATGTGACCCTTGAAGTGAGAAAAGATCACAAATCCATCGGCCTTTTCGACCTGAGCCGCCACCTGCACCGCCGTAAAATGTTTATAACCCGCCGGTATCTCGATCACATCGCGCCCGTCCAGACCGTCCGCGATGATAACCGGACAACCAAGAAACTCTTCGTGGTAACCATGCTCCGCCGCCGTCGCGAGGGCATCTTTCCCCGTGCGGCGACCCCCGGAATACAGAACGGTAGTATCAAAAACGAAGGGAGAAACCCCCATTTCCTTAAGCCACCGGACAATTTCTTTAGCCAGGTCCGGGGGCAGAAAAGTATGATTCCCCCTCTCACCCCAGTGGAGCTTGATCCCCACCCTCTGACCGGGGGTAAAGGGAGTTTTCAGCTCCTTGAGCAACATACGCAGGGACTCAACCGTTCCCCCTTTCGCTGTGCAGATGCCCTGCCGCAAGCTTTCCTGCATGATCGTTTCCTCCTGCCATATCGAATAGAACACGCCTTGCCGCTCCTTACTACCAAAAATGACACCCCATTGCCATAAAAAACCTTCCCCCCTCGTGGTTTGAGTCAGTTAATTTGTCCGTTGCCGAAGTAGCGAGCCTGGCCGCTAAAAAGGATTATCGTTTGGGTCGTTTGTCAAAAGAACAGAGTGTGTTAGTTCACGAACCACGGTCCATGGGCAGATTTTGCTGTGTATTGCAGTTTCGTGAGGAGCGGCTGGTGTCCGCAAAGTATATAACGACTAACTGCCTGATCGGGTAGCAGGGAGGGATCGCTATAGCCCGCATTACTTGTCATAGCGGGTCAGCACCGGTAGGTTATTTTAGGCGAAGATAGCTTCCTGAAAGCATTAACTCATCACATTTCGAGGATATAATAGATTCCTAATGGGAATGTTGATACTAATAAATATATGGGACATGTAGATAGCCATATAAAACCCGATAAAAGTAAACGCAAATGGGGATGTCTGATCTTTCTTGTTTTTATGTGTGTTTGCGCTTCAGTACTATACATGCCCTATATAGGCAAAGAGAAGGCTGCCGATACTGTAATCGAATCCATATCTCCAGAGATATGAAAGTTTTCAATTGGTTATCAATAAAAGATTCCCTTGACTTCTCAACTCATTAAGAACATGAGTTTAAATGAAGCATTGCCAATCGGTTAACAACCACTTTGAACCCTTTTTTGAAGGGTAATGCCATGAAGAGATTTTACGAAACCTTCTTACTCAAAAAAGTGCGGGGTTTTTATTCAATCTTCGGTGTTACGATGATCAAACGCAATCCCCTCAGAGCGGCTTTCCTGCTTGGATTGATTCTCCCCCTAATGTCAGGTTGCGCCACAAAAATGTCTCTGGAGGAAGCAAAAAAGGTTACCATCTCCATGGCGGAATCGCCGGCCTTTATTCCCCCCCCCCCGCAGAATTAACGATATTCTCTCCGTTCTGGACCAGCCCGGTCAGTTCGAATCTCAGATTACAGCGAAATTCAAGAAACAGGCTGACGCCAAACCACCCGATACGGAAGATCCGAGGACTCTCAAAACATTTTACAGGGACCGCGGGGGGGCCGCCTTTGAATTGAACCGCTTCGGGCAGGCCAGGGATGATCTACAGAAGGCATTAGCTTATAATATTAAGGATGATTCCGATGGATTCATCAAATGCCGTCTCGGCATTATAGAACACAGTTATGGTAATTTTCAAAAAGCGATTGCATTATATAAAGATAGTTCAACATATCCAGTAGTCATTATCCCATTATATGAGACTCCTTCCAGCCCTGTGAGAGCTTATTTTCAACTGGTCTTTCTCTACGCCACGATTGGCGATCTGGAGTCTGCTAAAAGCGCCAGGCAGAGCGGTGTTGAATTCATTAACAAAAGTAGACAGGGGCCGACAGGAGGATTCTTGCATGAGATGCAGCTGCATTTGATGGATGTCTTCATTTTGGAGGCACAGGGAAACTACGCGGAAGCTGATGCAGAATATCGAAAGATCAAGAACCTCGGGACGGGGCCGGGCCGGGTGCTCCTGGAAAAATATCCGACGTCTTTTATCTCTGTGGATATGTTCCATGCACGGAATTTATTGAATCAGCAACGCCTGCTGGAGGCGGAGGTAGAAGCCAGAAATGTCCTGAAAGCCTCTCTGGCGCATACCGGCAAGGAATCAGCGCTTACGGGACAGGCACTGATATTGCTTACCCGCATATTGCTGGTGCAGGGTCGCATGGAAGAAGCGGAACGGCTAGCTGATGCCTCCATTCGTATTCTTGAAGCTGCGCGTACCCCTGCTGATTCCCCCTTCGTGACCCTTGCCAGGATCACAAAGGGTGATATCCTGGCGTCAATGGAGAATTACGTCGGCGCCATGTCACAATACGATCTGGCCCAGGTCGGTATGAAAGAAAATCCGTTTTTCTCTGAAAGATCCTTTACACAGGATCCCTTGATGGTTTTATCCATGCTCATGACCGGCCGTTATGACGACGCGAAGAAACAGGCTTCACAAAACTACGAGAAACTCAGGTTACGCTTTGGTGAAAGGAACGATAAAACAGCGGAGATGCTGGCGCTCAGGGGCATGACTGAGGAACACTTGAACCATTATCGCGAAGCCGTCAGGGACCTTTCCACCGCAACAGAAGTACTTATGGAACACCGAACGGAAGAAGGTGAATTTGCCAGTCACAAAAAACTGCGGAGAATAATCATTGATGACTATGTCTCTTTACTGGCGAAGATTCAGGGCACTCCCCTTGAAAAGGAGCTGGGGATCGATGCAGTGGCCACATCGTTCAATCTGGCAGAAGCAAATAGAAGCAGGAGCGTCCAGGGAGCTCTCGTAGCAAGCAGTGCCCGTGCCGCAGTGACAGATCCGGAACTGGCTGACCTGGCCCGTAAGGAACAGGATGCAGACAGACAGATCGTCATCTTGGAAAGCGCGATTCTGAATCTTCTAGCGGCGCCGGCCGGTCAGCAGGACCCGAATGCCGTTCGGAATCTACAAATTAATATCGAAAAGCTGCGCGATGCCCGGAATACCATTCTGGGTGAAACCAAGCGCCGCTTCCCCAGATATGCTGATTTTGTAAATCCATCGGCACGATCCATTTCTTCTATCCGGACGATAATGCGTCCGGGGGAAGTGCTGCTGTCCCTTTATACCACTAAAGATCAGACCTTTATCTGGGCCATTCCTCATGGAAAAAATGCACAATTTGTTTCCGTCGGCATGGGTAGAAACAATCTCATCCCCGTTGTGGCAAAGCTGAGAAAATCACTTGATTCGGAACCGGGAACGCTGGGAGATATTCCCGATTTTGATATCTCTCTGGCCTATGACCTTTATTTGAAATTATTTTCTCCTGTTGAATCGGCATTGAAGGATGCCACCGACCTTTTTATTGTCACAAATAATCCCCTGGATCAGATCCCCCTGGCTATTCTTCCGACGGCGCCATTTCACCTTGATCGTGAACGTGAGGAGCTTTTTGCCCTTTACCGGCAGGTTCCATGGTTGATACGCAGGGTTTCCATTACCATGGAGCCTTCTGTGTCAGCCCTTTTCAATCTGCGGACGATGCAGGCCGCTGATCCCGGTCGTAAGGCCTTTCTGGGATTCGGTGATCCCCTCTTTAATCGGGAACAGCTGGCGTTTGTGAAAGCAGAGCAGAACAGGTTAGAAGAACATACCACAAGAAAAATAGCTGCTATCGACAAAATAAATGCAAGTAGTGTCCAAGTTAGGGGTATCCGCATTACTGCGAAGGGAACTCTCGATAATCAGAAGGTCGCATCCATTCAGACCGAGAATCTGGACCGTCTGCCCGACACGGCAGAAGAAATTAAAACCATTGCGCAGGTATTGAACGCAGACCTGACAAAAGACGTCTTTTTACAGGAGCAGGCTTCCAAGCACCGGGTTAAAACAATGCCCCTGTCGGACCGGAAGGTCATTGCATTTGCCACCCATGCCCTGGTTCCCGGGGATCTGGACGGCTTGGATCAGCCTGCTCTT
Coding sequences within it:
- a CDS encoding DUF362 domain-containing protein encodes the protein MQESLRQGICTAKGGTVESLRMLLKELKTPFTPGQRVGIKLHWGERGNHTFLPPDLAKEIVRWLKEMGVSPFVFDTTVLYSGGRRTGKDALATAAEHGYHEEFLGCPVIIADGLDGRDVIEIPAGYKHFTAVQVAAQVEKADGFVIFSHFKGHMVSGFGGALKNISMGFASRAQKQRMHADVYPELDTGTCSRCGDCVAACPTGAAHIAVSGYPAYDRKLCIGCAQCIALCPEVALRILWGDDSGAFQEKLVETAAALWKIIKDRTVFINAVVKITTDCDCLPGTHPVIAPDFGFVGGYHPLAIDRASLEIVGAAPFEKAHPGIRWQRQFIYSEEIGFI
- a CDS encoding CHAT domain-containing protein; its protein translation is MRAYFQLVFLYATIGDLESAKSARQSGVEFINKSRQGPTGGFLHEMQLHLMDVFILEAQGNYAEADAEYRKIKNLGTGPGRVLLEKYPTSFISVDMFHARNLLNQQRLLEAEVEARNVLKASLAHTGKESALTGQALILLTRILLVQGRMEEAERLADASIRILEAARTPADSPFVTLARITKGDILASMENYVGAMSQYDLAQVGMKENPFFSERSFTQDPLMVLSMLMTGRYDDAKKQASQNYEKLRLRFGERNDKTAEMLALRGMTEEHLNHYREAVRDLSTATEVLMEHRTEEGEFASHKKLRRIIIDDYVSLLAKIQGTPLEKELGIDAVATSFNLAEANRSRSVQGALVASSARAAVTDPELADLARKEQDADRQIVILESAILNLLAAPAGQQDPNAVRNLQINIEKLRDARNTILGETKRRFPRYADFVNPSARSISSIRTIMRPGEVLLSLYTTKDQTFIWAIPHGKNAQFVSVGMGRNNLIPVVAKLRKSLDSEPGTLGDIPDFDISLAYDLYLKLFSPVESALKDATDLFIVTNNPLDQIPLAILPTAPFHLDREREELFALYRQVPWLIRRVSITMEPSVSALFNLRTMQAADPGRKAFLGFGDPLFNREQLAFVKAEQNRLEEHTTRKIAAIDKINASSVQVRGIRITAKGTLDNQKVASIQTENLDRLPDTAEEIKTIAQVLNADLTKDVFLQEQASKHRVKTMPLSDRKVIAFATHALVPGDLDGLDQPALALSSSSVTGDQEDGLLTMKDIMKLKLNADWIVLSACNTGAAGGAGAESLSGLGQAFFYAGSRAILASMYPVETTSARKLVTGLFRFQVDDAKLTRSQALRRSMLDLIDRETLKDQATGKIIASYAHPLFWAPFVLMGDPGP